Within Corynebacterium jeddahense, the genomic segment TGTTCGTCTCCGCCCAGCGCCTCCCCGGGGGCGTCGCCGCCACCCTGAGTGCGGTCCAGCCGATCATCATCGCCTTCCTCGCCGTCGCCATCCTTCACGAGCGGCTCTCCGGCTGGCGTCTGGCCTGGGGCGTCGTCGGAGTCCTCGGCGTCGCGCTGGTCGTCCTCGGCCCTGGGGCAACCCTGGACCTTGTCGGCGTAGCAGCAGGCCTGGGCGGCGCGTTCGCCATGGCAACCGGAGTCATTCTGACCAAGAAGTGGCAGCTTCCCCTCGGGACGTCGGCCGTGGCGCTGGCCGGATGGCAACTCACCGCGGCAGGATTGCTCCTGTCTGTCCCAGCGCTACTGGTGGAGACCCCGCCATCGGCCATCGACGCTCACGGCTGGATGGGCTACGCCTGGCTTGGCGTGGCCGGTGCACTGATCTCGTACAGCGTGTGGTTCGCCGGAGTGCGACGACTGCCCGTCACCTCAACGGCCCTGCTCGGCCTCCTCTCACCACTGGTGGCCGCTGCCCTCGGCGCGCTGCTCGCCCACGAGCACCTGAGCCTCACGCAATGCCTGGGCTTCGCAGTCGCCCTCGCAGCCATGGTCTGCGGACAACTTCCCCCGCCCAGACGGACCACTCAGACCTAGGACTC encodes:
- a CDS encoding EamA family transporter, which encodes MTASNTSSRASLRWTVLTALAPATWGTTYIVTTHLLPPGHPLFSAFMRTLPAGLVALAVSRQLPHGSWWWKSLVLGGLNMAAFFPLLFVSAQRLPGGVAATLSAVQPIIIAFLAVAILHERLSGWRLAWGVVGVLGVALVVLGPGATLDLVGVAAGLGGAFAMATGVILTKKWQLPLGTSAVALAGWQLTAAGLLLSVPALLVETPPSAIDAHGWMGYAWLGVAGALISYSVWFAGVRRLPVTSTALLGLLSPLVAAALGALLAHEHLSLTQCLGFAVALAAMVCGQLPPPRRTTQT